One region of Catenuloplanes indicus genomic DNA includes:
- a CDS encoding adenosylcobinamide-GDP ribazoletransferase, which produces MRVGIVDRRTAAVAMSVAPVVGIPLGALLAAVFVLLGTAGAPTLLAASVTLGAGTLLTRALHLDGLADTVDALGSYRAGEAGLAVMKKPDIGPFGVATLVLTLLTQTAALTSLAGTAPTAAAATVITAWVTGRLAISWACRRGIPAARPTGLGALVADSVPPLPLAVTTAATAAVSVAAVPARPWQGPLAVLLALTATLLLLRQCRRRFGGITGDILGACLELATTIALITLALR; this is translated from the coding sequence ATGCGGGTGGGGATCGTGGACCGCCGCACCGCCGCCGTCGCGATGTCGGTCGCACCCGTGGTGGGCATCCCGCTCGGCGCGCTGCTCGCGGCCGTGTTCGTCCTGCTCGGCACGGCCGGCGCACCCACGCTGCTCGCCGCGTCCGTCACGCTTGGCGCCGGCACGCTGCTGACCCGCGCGCTGCACCTGGACGGCCTGGCCGACACCGTCGACGCGCTCGGCTCCTACCGCGCCGGTGAGGCGGGCCTGGCCGTGATGAAGAAGCCGGACATCGGCCCGTTCGGCGTGGCCACGCTGGTCCTCACGCTACTCACCCAGACCGCGGCGCTGACCTCGCTCGCCGGCACCGCACCCACCGCCGCGGCCGCCACCGTGATCACCGCCTGGGTCACCGGCCGTCTGGCGATCTCCTGGGCGTGCCGCCGCGGGATTCCCGCCGCCCGGCCCACCGGCCTCGGAGCGCTGGTGGCCGACTCGGTCCCGCCGCTCCCGTTGGCCGTCACCACCGCCGCCACCGCCGCCGTCTCGGTCGCCGCGGTCCCGGCCCGCCCCTGGCAGGGCCCGCTCGCCGTGCTCCTGGCCCTGACCGCCACCCTGCTGCTGCTACGCCAGTGCCGCCGCCGTTTCGGTGGCATCACCGGCGACATCCTCGGCGCCTGCCTCGAACTCGCCACCACCATCGCCCTGATCACCCTCGCACTCCGCTGA
- the gcvT gene encoding glycine cleavage system aminomethyltransferase GcvT, translated as MKRSPLHDRHVSRGAKFAPFGGWEMPLEYADGGVIAEHTAVRENVGVFDVSHLGKARITGPGAAAFVNACLSNDLGRIGPGRAQYTLCCDDATGGVVDDIIAYLHGDDHVFLIPNAANTTEVVRRLTEAAPAGVTVTNEHDAFAVLAVQGPASPALLAKLGLDTGHQYMSFATATLAGADIIVCRTGYTGEIGYELVVPAASATAVWDALFDADPTLKPCGLGARDTLRTEMGYPLHGQDLSMEITPVQARSGWAVGWSKPAFWGRDVLLAEKEAGPRRVLVGLEAQGRGIPRAHMQVYAGDALVGEVTSGTFSPTRKTGIALALLDTVPGTSLGDTVHVDIRGRRTPMTIVKPPFVTTSVR; from the coding sequence ATGAAGAGATCTCCCCTGCACGACCGGCACGTCTCCCGGGGTGCGAAGTTCGCGCCGTTCGGAGGCTGGGAGATGCCTCTGGAGTACGCGGACGGCGGCGTCATCGCGGAGCACACCGCGGTCCGCGAGAACGTCGGCGTCTTCGACGTGTCCCACCTCGGCAAGGCCCGCATCACCGGCCCCGGGGCCGCCGCGTTCGTCAACGCGTGCCTGAGCAACGACCTGGGCCGGATCGGTCCCGGCCGCGCGCAGTACACGCTGTGCTGCGACGACGCGACCGGCGGCGTGGTCGACGACATCATCGCCTACCTGCACGGCGACGACCACGTCTTCCTGATCCCGAACGCGGCCAACACCACCGAGGTGGTGCGCCGGCTCACCGAGGCGGCACCGGCCGGCGTCACCGTGACCAACGAGCACGACGCGTTCGCGGTGCTCGCCGTCCAGGGGCCGGCCTCGCCGGCGCTGCTGGCCAAGCTCGGCCTGGACACCGGTCACCAGTACATGAGCTTCGCCACCGCCACGCTGGCCGGCGCGGACATCATCGTCTGCCGCACCGGCTACACCGGCGAGATCGGTTACGAGCTGGTCGTACCGGCGGCCTCCGCCACCGCGGTCTGGGACGCGCTCTTCGACGCCGACCCCACGCTCAAGCCGTGCGGCCTCGGCGCACGCGACACGCTCCGCACCGAGATGGGCTACCCGCTGCACGGCCAGGACCTCTCCATGGAGATCACCCCGGTCCAGGCCCGTTCCGGCTGGGCCGTCGGCTGGTCCAAGCCCGCGTTCTGGGGCCGCGACGTGCTGCTCGCCGAGAAGGAGGCCGGCCCGCGCCGCGTCCTGGTCGGCCTGGAGGCCCAGGGCCGCGGCATCCCGCGCGCCCACATGCAGGTCTACGCGGGCGACGCCCTGGTCGGCGAGGTCACCAGCGGCACGTTCTCCCCGACCCGCAAGACCGGCATCGCGCTCGCGCTCCTCGACACCGTCCCCGGCACCTCGCTCGGCGACACCGTCCACGTCGACATCCGCGGCCGCCGCACCCCGATGACCATCGTCAAGCCCCCGTTCGTCACCACCTCGGTGCGCTGA
- a CDS encoding leucyl aminopeptidase, with amino-acid sequence MTQLNPSLHLVDSDPAELAVDAVVIGVHSRDDEPSGLLIASGAESVTAAFDGRLAETLRLLGASGAAGEVTKIATLGTVSAPVVAAVGLGPEPSGAAPEPEVLRRAAGTAVRALAGAGTVALALPLPDDADGPAALTAVAEGAVLGSYRFAGYKTKPQPGRREPVGTVQVVVPDAAEPGLVAALARASAVAASVVRTRDWVNTAPNELRPPRFAEQVAAAGREAGLEVEVLDEHALAEGGYGGIIAVGQGSEAPPRLVKLSYTPENPVDGAKRVALVGKGITFDTGGVSIKPAAGMWEMKSDMAGAAAVAATLLAVAALKPGVPVTGYLAIAENMPSGSAYRPGDVITMFNGKRVEVLNTDAEGRMVLGDAMARACADGTDYLFETSTLTGGQVIALGKRIAGVMGTPELLERVKVAGELVGEPAWPMPLPDDVRKGMDSDVADISQVNAGMDRAGHMLQGGVFLREFVTEDVAWAHIDIAGPSYHTGEPTGYWTKGGTGVPVRTLVALIDDVVANG; translated from the coding sequence GTGACTCAGCTCAATCCCTCCCTGCACCTGGTGGACAGCGACCCCGCCGAGCTTGCCGTCGACGCCGTCGTGATCGGCGTGCACAGCCGCGACGACGAGCCGTCCGGTCTGCTGATCGCCAGTGGCGCGGAGAGCGTCACGGCCGCGTTCGACGGCCGGCTGGCGGAGACGCTGCGGCTGCTCGGCGCGAGCGGTGCCGCCGGTGAGGTGACCAAGATCGCAACGCTGGGCACGGTGTCCGCGCCGGTCGTCGCGGCCGTCGGCCTGGGCCCGGAGCCGTCCGGCGCCGCGCCGGAGCCGGAGGTGCTGCGCCGCGCGGCCGGTACCGCGGTCCGCGCGCTGGCCGGTGCCGGCACGGTGGCACTGGCGCTGCCGTTGCCGGACGACGCGGACGGCCCGGCCGCGCTGACCGCGGTGGCCGAGGGCGCGGTGCTCGGCTCGTACCGGTTCGCCGGGTACAAGACGAAGCCGCAGCCGGGCCGCCGGGAGCCGGTCGGGACCGTGCAGGTCGTGGTGCCGGACGCGGCCGAGCCCGGCCTGGTCGCGGCGCTGGCGCGGGCGTCCGCGGTGGCGGCCTCGGTGGTGCGCACCCGCGACTGGGTGAACACCGCGCCGAATGAGCTGCGCCCGCCGCGGTTCGCCGAGCAGGTCGCGGCCGCGGGCCGGGAGGCCGGGCTCGAGGTCGAGGTGCTGGACGAGCACGCGCTGGCCGAGGGCGGGTACGGCGGCATCATCGCGGTCGGCCAGGGCTCGGAGGCCCCGCCGCGCCTGGTGAAGCTGAGCTACACGCCGGAGAACCCGGTCGACGGCGCGAAGCGGGTGGCGCTGGTCGGCAAGGGCATCACGTTCGACACCGGCGGCGTCTCGATCAAGCCGGCCGCGGGCATGTGGGAGATGAAGTCGGACATGGCCGGCGCGGCCGCGGTCGCGGCCACGCTGCTGGCGGTGGCGGCGCTGAAGCCGGGCGTGCCGGTGACCGGTTATCTGGCGATCGCGGAGAACATGCCGTCCGGTTCGGCGTACCGCCCGGGTGACGTGATCACGATGTTCAACGGCAAGCGGGTCGAGGTGCTGAACACCGACGCCGAGGGCCGCATGGTGCTCGGCGACGCGATGGCGCGGGCCTGCGCGGACGGCACCGACTACCTGTTCGAGACGTCCACGCTGACCGGTGGCCAGGTGATCGCGCTGGGCAAGCGGATCGCCGGGGTGATGGGCACGCCGGAGCTGCTGGAGCGGGTCAAGGTCGCGGGCGAGCTGGTCGGCGAGCCGGCCTGGCCGATGCCGCTGCCGGACGACGTGCGCAAGGGCATGGACTCCGACGTCGCGGACATCTCGCAGGTCAATGCCGGGATGGACCGGGCCGGGCACATGCTGCAGGGCGGCGTGTTCCTGCGCGAGTTCGTCACCGAGGACGTGGCCTGGGCGCACATCGACATCGCGGGCCCGAGCTACCACACCGGCGAGCCGACCGGTTACTGGACCAAGGGCGGCACCGGCGTGCCGGTGCGCACGCTGGTCGCGCTGATCGACGACGTCGTCGCGAACGGCTAG
- the lpdA gene encoding dihydrolipoyl dehydrogenase produces MTVVCSDATWELTVSQPNGETFDIVILGAGSGGYATALRAVQLGLTVALIEKDKLGGTCLHVGCIPTKALLHAAEVADETRESEQFGVKAEFHGIDMAGVNSYKDGVISRLYKGLSGMLNGNKSITVVEGEGKLVAPNTVEVNGNRYVGRNVVLASGSFSRSLPGLDVDGEKIITSEHALKLDRVPKSVIVLGGGVIGVEFASVWSSFGAEVTIIEALPRLVAAEDAEVSKAVERAFRKRKINFKVGKPFEKVEKTENGVRATIQGGEVVEAELLLVAVGRGPRTQGLGYEEQGIKMERGFVLTDERLRTNVPNVFAVGDIVPGLQLAHRGFQQGIFVAEEIAGQNPAVIDELGIPRVTYSNPEIASVGLTEAKAREQYGDKVKTYNYNLGGNGKSQILKTTGFIKLVGVEDGPVVGVHMVGARVGELIGEAQLIYNWEAFPGEVAQLVHAHPTQNEALGEAHLALAGKPLHAHA; encoded by the coding sequence GTGACCGTCGTATGCAGCGACGCGACTTGGGAGTTGACTGTGAGCCAGCCGAACGGCGAAACCTTCGACATCGTCATTCTCGGCGCCGGCAGCGGTGGCTACGCCACGGCGCTCCGCGCGGTTCAGCTGGGCCTGACCGTGGCCCTGATCGAGAAGGACAAGCTGGGCGGCACCTGCCTGCACGTCGGCTGCATCCCGACGAAGGCGCTGCTGCACGCGGCCGAGGTCGCGGACGAGACCCGCGAGTCCGAGCAGTTCGGCGTGAAGGCCGAGTTCCACGGCATCGACATGGCCGGGGTGAACTCGTACAAGGACGGTGTCATCTCCCGGCTGTACAAGGGCCTGTCCGGCATGCTGAACGGCAACAAGTCGATCACCGTGGTCGAGGGCGAGGGCAAGCTCGTCGCGCCGAACACGGTCGAGGTGAACGGCAACCGCTACGTCGGCCGCAACGTCGTGCTGGCCTCCGGCTCGTTCTCCCGTAGCCTGCCCGGCCTGGACGTGGACGGCGAGAAGATCATCACCAGCGAGCACGCGCTGAAGCTGGACCGCGTGCCCAAGTCGGTGATCGTGCTCGGCGGCGGCGTGATCGGCGTCGAGTTCGCCAGCGTGTGGAGCTCGTTCGGCGCCGAGGTCACCATCATCGAGGCGCTGCCCCGCCTGGTCGCCGCGGAGGACGCGGAGGTCTCCAAGGCGGTCGAGCGCGCGTTCCGCAAGCGGAAGATCAACTTCAAGGTCGGCAAGCCGTTCGAGAAGGTCGAGAAGACCGAGAACGGGGTACGCGCCACCATCCAGGGCGGCGAGGTCGTCGAGGCCGAGCTGCTGCTGGTCGCGGTCGGCCGCGGCCCGCGCACCCAGGGCCTGGGCTACGAGGAGCAGGGCATCAAGATGGAGCGCGGCTTCGTCCTCACCGACGAGCGCCTGCGCACCAACGTGCCGAACGTGTTCGCGGTCGGCGACATCGTGCCCGGCCTGCAGCTCGCGCACCGCGGCTTCCAGCAGGGCATCTTCGTCGCCGAGGAAATCGCGGGCCAGAACCCGGCGGTCATCGACGAGCTGGGCATCCCGCGGGTCACCTACTCCAACCCGGAGATCGCGTCCGTCGGCCTGACCGAGGCGAAGGCCCGCGAGCAGTACGGCGACAAGGTGAAGACCTACAACTACAACCTGGGCGGCAACGGCAAGAGCCAGATCCTCAAGACCACCGGCTTCATCAAGCTGGTGGGTGTGGAGGACGGCCCGGTCGTCGGCGTCCACATGGTCGGTGCGCGCGTCGGTGAGCTGATCGGCGAGGCGCAGCTGATCTACAACTGGGAGGCGTTCCCGGGCGAGGTGGCTCAGCTCGTCCACGCGCACCCCACCCAGAACGAGGCGCTGGGCGAGGCACACCTGGCCCTGGCGGGCAAGCCGCTGCACGCACACGCCTGA
- the sucB gene encoding 2-oxoglutarate dehydrogenase, E2 component, dihydrolipoamide succinyltransferase, with translation MPVSVTMPRLGESVTEGTVTRWLKQVGDTVEADEPLLEVSTDKVDTEIPSPASGVLTSILVNEDETAEVGSELAVIGGEGDAPAAAPAPDAGQQDTDDAAVEARTEQSTSEDTPENLETPAPSSGSGASGGDAEGTVVTMPALGESVTEGTVTRWLKEVGDTVEVDEPLLEVSTDKVDTEIPSPAAGTLLEIKVQQDDTAEVGAALAVIGAAGGAAPKTEKAPEPGPAAPAQPAAESYATPSPAAEAPASTPAAAPKAEAPKQAEAPKVESKPAPAVSANGAVEEGEAAYVTPLVRKLAAEHNVNLGSLTGTGVGGRIRKQDVLDAAEKAKAAAATPAPAAAPAKSESGKAPAAKPAPSPLRGRTEKMTRTRATIAKRMVESLQISAQLTTVVEVDMTKVAKLRAQVKDAFQQRHGVKLSFMPFLALATVEALQQHPAVNSRIDQEAGTVTYFDAEHLAIAVDTPKGLIVPVIKDAGDLNLGGLAKRIADVAERTRNNKIGPDEISGGTFTLTNTGSRGALFDTPIINQPQVGILGTGAIVKRAVVVDDPELGEIIVPRSMMYLALSYDHRIVDGADAARFLTTMKERLEAGNFEGELGL, from the coding sequence ATGCCGGTATCGGTCACCATGCCCCGGCTCGGCGAGAGCGTCACCGAGGGCACCGTCACGCGCTGGCTGAAGCAGGTCGGCGACACGGTCGAGGCGGACGAGCCGCTGCTCGAGGTCTCCACCGACAAGGTCGACACCGAGATCCCGTCCCCCGCGTCCGGCGTGCTGACCAGCATCCTGGTGAACGAGGACGAGACCGCCGAGGTCGGCAGCGAGCTGGCGGTCATCGGTGGCGAGGGTGACGCCCCCGCCGCGGCGCCGGCGCCGGACGCCGGGCAGCAGGACACGGACGACGCGGCCGTCGAGGCGCGCACCGAGCAGTCCACCTCGGAGGACACCCCGGAGAACCTGGAGACCCCGGCGCCGTCGTCGGGCTCCGGCGCGAGCGGGGGCGACGCCGAGGGCACGGTCGTGACCATGCCGGCGCTGGGTGAGAGCGTCACCGAGGGCACGGTCACCCGCTGGCTCAAGGAGGTCGGCGACACGGTCGAGGTCGACGAGCCGCTGCTCGAGGTCTCCACCGACAAGGTCGACACCGAGATCCCGTCGCCGGCCGCCGGCACGCTGCTGGAGATCAAGGTCCAGCAGGACGACACCGCGGAGGTCGGCGCGGCCCTGGCCGTGATCGGCGCCGCCGGTGGTGCCGCGCCGAAGACGGAGAAGGCCCCGGAGCCCGGCCCGGCCGCTCCGGCCCAGCCGGCCGCCGAGTCGTACGCGACGCCGTCCCCGGCCGCCGAGGCCCCCGCCTCCACGCCCGCCGCGGCGCCCAAGGCGGAGGCTCCCAAGCAGGCCGAGGCCCCGAAGGTGGAGTCGAAGCCGGCCCCGGCCGTCTCCGCCAACGGCGCGGTCGAGGAGGGCGAGGCCGCCTACGTGACCCCGCTGGTCCGCAAGCTGGCCGCGGAGCACAACGTCAACCTCGGCTCGCTGACCGGCACCGGCGTCGGTGGCCGCATCCGCAAGCAGGACGTGCTCGACGCCGCCGAGAAGGCGAAGGCGGCGGCCGCCACGCCCGCACCGGCCGCCGCGCCGGCCAAGAGCGAGAGCGGCAAGGCACCGGCCGCGAAGCCGGCGCCGAGCCCGCTGCGTGGCCGCACCGAGAAGATGACCCGCACCCGCGCCACGATCGCGAAGCGCATGGTCGAGTCGCTGCAGATCTCGGCGCAGCTCACCACCGTGGTCGAGGTCGACATGACCAAGGTCGCGAAGCTGCGGGCCCAGGTGAAGGACGCGTTCCAGCAGCGGCACGGCGTGAAGCTGTCGTTCATGCCGTTCCTGGCGCTGGCCACGGTCGAGGCGCTGCAGCAGCACCCGGCCGTGAACTCGCGGATCGACCAGGAGGCCGGCACGGTCACCTACTTCGACGCCGAGCACCTGGCGATCGCGGTGGACACGCCGAAGGGCCTGATCGTCCCGGTGATCAAGGACGCGGGTGACCTGAACCTGGGCGGCCTGGCCAAGCGCATCGCGGACGTGGCCGAGCGCACCCGGAACAACAAGATCGGTCCGGACGAGATCTCCGGCGGCACGTTCACGCTGACCAACACGGGCAGCCGCGGCGCGCTGTTCGACACGCCGATCATCAACCAGCCGCAGGTCGGCATCCTCGGCACCGGCGCGATCGTGAAGCGCGCCGTGGTCGTGGACGACCCGGAGCTGGGCGAGATCATCGTGCCGCGCTCCATGATGTACCTGGCGCTCTCCTACGACCACCGGATCGTGGACGGCGCGGACGCGGCCCGCTTCCTCACCACCATGAAGGAGCGGCTGGAGGCCGGCAACTTCGAGGGCGAACTCGGCCTGTAA
- a CDS encoding TIGR01777 family oxidoreductase → MRILLAGASGFLGTALREHLRADGHDLRQLVRRTPENGDQIPWKPSSGHLDPAALRGVDAVINLAGASIGGQRWTASYKRKLRSSRVDTTATLARAIAGLPEGERPKVLLNGSAKGWYGDTGDTPVEEDAPPGEGFLSDLCRVWEAAARPAEDAGVRVVYLRSGLPLDKRGGLLQPLVLLFKAGLGGRIGSGRQYIPWMSLADWVGATVFLLERDDIAGPVNMNGPAPATNAEFTRELAAALHRPAIVPVPGFVIQAALGEFSTEILTGTRSLPGVLNRTGYPWLHPTLPAAIKAAL, encoded by the coding sequence ATGAGGATTCTGCTGGCCGGGGCATCAGGCTTCTTGGGTACGGCACTGCGCGAGCACCTGCGGGCGGACGGGCACGATCTACGGCAACTGGTCCGGCGCACACCGGAGAACGGCGATCAGATCCCGTGGAAGCCGTCGTCCGGCCACCTCGACCCGGCCGCGCTGCGCGGCGTGGACGCGGTGATCAACCTGGCCGGTGCCAGCATCGGCGGCCAGCGCTGGACCGCGTCGTACAAGCGCAAGCTGCGCAGCAGCCGGGTGGACACCACAGCCACGCTGGCCCGCGCGATCGCCGGTCTGCCCGAGGGCGAGCGGCCGAAGGTCCTGCTGAACGGTTCCGCGAAGGGCTGGTACGGCGACACCGGCGACACCCCGGTGGAGGAGGACGCACCGCCCGGCGAGGGTTTCCTGTCCGACCTGTGCCGGGTGTGGGAGGCCGCGGCCCGCCCGGCCGAGGACGCCGGTGTCCGGGTCGTCTACCTGCGCTCCGGGCTGCCGCTGGACAAGCGCGGCGGTCTGTTGCAGCCGCTGGTGCTGCTGTTCAAGGCCGGGCTCGGCGGCCGGATCGGCAGCGGACGGCAATACATCCCGTGGATGTCGCTGGCCGACTGGGTGGGCGCGACCGTATTCCTGCTGGAGCGCGACGACATCGCCGGGCCGGTCAACATGAACGGGCCGGCGCCGGCCACGAACGCGGAGTTCACCAGGGAGCTGGCCGCCGCGCTGCACCGCCCGGCGATCGTGCCGGTGCCGGGCTTCGTGATCCAGGCCGCGCTGGGCGAGTTCTCCACCGAGATCCTGACCGGCACCCGGTCGCTGCCCGGCGTGCTGAACCGGACCGGCTACCCGTGGCTGCACCCGACACTGCCGGCCGCGATCAAGGCCGCGCTGTAG
- a CDS encoding LLM class flavin-dependent oxidoreductase: protein MVPPDAGSPVRRRLGLFLLGAHGPASIPVLARAAEDAGLDDVWLAEHHFTAYGTLPSATVAAGHALGATRRIEVGTAACVLPARHPVALGEEAALLHELSGGRFRLGVARGGPWVDLEVFGTGLPRRDEGFPESLDLLRSWLSGAYRVGSDRDLFRFREVTVSPRVTMPIWVAATSPGTAAEAARRGLPLLLGMHADAAEKTGMLAHWASVAAAHGHDPADADHVSVHLAPGPAPLLESLLERTRDYVRIDGSPPAHRDLDAYAARLRRIHETIEPIPGVRRTLLFVEAAGSLDAVRDTISRLRPEARPQPVARPAGEPVARSEAGPGVRSGAEAAARL from the coding sequence ATGGTCCCACCCGATGCCGGGTCGCCGGTCCGCCGGCGGCTCGGCCTCTTCCTGCTCGGCGCGCACGGGCCCGCGTCCATCCCGGTGCTGGCACGCGCGGCCGAGGACGCCGGGCTGGACGACGTGTGGCTGGCCGAGCACCACTTCACCGCGTACGGCACGCTGCCGTCCGCGACCGTGGCGGCCGGGCACGCGCTCGGCGCCACCCGGCGGATCGAGGTCGGCACGGCCGCGTGCGTGCTGCCGGCCCGGCACCCGGTGGCGCTGGGGGAGGAGGCGGCGCTGCTGCACGAGCTCTCCGGCGGGCGCTTCCGGCTCGGCGTGGCGCGCGGCGGGCCGTGGGTGGACCTGGAGGTGTTCGGCACCGGGCTGCCCCGGCGCGACGAGGGCTTCCCCGAATCGCTGGACCTGCTCCGATCGTGGCTCTCCGGTGCGTACCGGGTCGGCTCCGATCGTGATCTTTTCCGGTTTCGCGAGGTCACGGTGTCGCCGCGGGTGACCATGCCGATCTGGGTCGCGGCCACCTCGCCCGGCACCGCGGCCGAGGCGGCCCGGCGCGGCCTGCCGCTGCTGCTCGGCATGCACGCCGATGCCGCGGAGAAGACCGGCATGCTGGCGCACTGGGCGTCGGTGGCGGCCGCGCACGGCCACGACCCGGCGGACGCCGACCACGTGTCGGTGCATCTGGCCCCGGGGCCGGCGCCGCTGCTGGAGTCGCTGCTCGAACGCACTCGCGACTACGTGCGCATCGACGGCTCGCCGCCCGCGCATCGCGACCTGGACGCCTACGCGGCCCGGCTGCGCCGGATCCACGAGACGATCGAGCCCATTCCGGGGGTACGCCGCACGCTGCTCTTCGTCGAGGCCGCCGGTTCGCTCGACGCGGTCCGCGACACGATCTCCCGACTCCGGCCCGAGGCACGCCCGCAGCCGGTTGCGCGTCCTGCGGGGGAGCCGGTTGCGCGGTCCGAGGCCGGGCCTGGCGTGCGGTCCGGAGCGGAGGCGGCCGCGCGGCTTTGA
- a CDS encoding SCO5389 family protein yields the protein MSLDVPTALLDRVERGEVVNDAEFVDVVRQSLPYAWMIVSEVASRSAASDGEFEDHAVPPPSEQERGQLLRALASDSIRGGLERHFGVKLAFQNCHRVAAFKLSAVGGETYQRFISPTAQIANQSPELRDC from the coding sequence ATGTCCCTCGACGTACCCACCGCCCTGCTCGACCGGGTCGAGCGTGGCGAGGTCGTCAACGACGCCGAGTTCGTCGACGTCGTGCGCCAGTCCCTGCCGTACGCCTGGATGATCGTGTCCGAGGTGGCGTCCCGGTCCGCCGCGAGTGACGGCGAGTTCGAGGACCACGCCGTGCCGCCGCCCAGCGAGCAGGAGCGCGGCCAGCTGCTGCGCGCGCTCGCCAGCGACTCGATCCGCGGCGGGCTGGAGCGTCACTTCGGCGTGAAGCTCGCGTTCCAGAACTGCCACCGGGTCGCCGCGTTCAAGCTCTCGGCGGTCGGCGGCGAGACGTACCAGCGGTTCATCTCGCCGACCGCGCAGATCGCCAACCAGAGCCCCGAGCTGCGCGACTGCTGA
- a CDS encoding nucleotide-binding protein, translating into MKVAFVGKGGSGKTTLAGLFARHLAAAGAPVLALDADINQHLAAALGATDDEAVLLPALGDHLGEIKEYLRGDNPRIESAAAMVKTTPPGRGSRLIGVDRPNPLYDTLVRDVNGVRLAVTGPFASEDLGVACYHSKVGAVELLLNHMADGPGEYAVVDMTAGADSFASGLFTRFDLTFLVCEPTVRSVGVYRQYTGYARDFGVRVKVIGNKVDDASDVEFLRAEVGDDLVGWIGRSAFVKAAERGRFQPIDVLEPENRAVLADMRTRVDACGKDWATYARQAAEFHRRNAAAWASDRVGADLTEQIDPDFIINPAGIDVALRS; encoded by the coding sequence GTGAAAGTAGCTTTTGTCGGTAAGGGTGGCAGCGGTAAGACCACGCTCGCCGGGCTCTTCGCGCGCCACCTGGCCGCCGCCGGTGCGCCGGTGCTCGCGCTGGACGCCGACATCAACCAGCACCTGGCCGCCGCGCTCGGCGCCACGGACGACGAGGCGGTACTGCTGCCCGCGCTCGGCGACCACCTCGGCGAGATCAAGGAGTACCTGCGCGGCGACAACCCGCGCATCGAGTCGGCGGCCGCGATGGTCAAGACCACGCCGCCCGGCCGCGGCTCCCGGCTGATCGGCGTGGACCGGCCGAACCCGCTCTACGACACGCTGGTCCGCGACGTCAACGGCGTACGGCTCGCGGTGACCGGCCCGTTCGCGTCCGAGGATCTGGGCGTGGCCTGCTACCACTCCAAGGTCGGCGCGGTGGAGCTGCTGCTGAACCACATGGCCGACGGCCCGGGCGAGTATGCGGTGGTGGACATGACCGCGGGCGCGGACTCGTTCGCGTCCGGCCTGTTCACCCGCTTCGACCTGACGTTCCTGGTCTGCGAGCCGACCGTGCGCAGCGTCGGCGTCTACCGGCAGTACACCGGCTACGCCCGGGACTTCGGCGTGCGCGTGAAGGTGATCGGCAACAAGGTCGACGACGCGTCGGACGTGGAGTTCCTGCGTGCCGAGGTCGGCGACGACCTGGTCGGCTGGATCGGCCGGTCCGCGTTCGTGAAGGCGGCGGAGCGCGGCCGGTTCCAGCCGATCGACGTGCTGGAGCCGGAGAACCGCGCGGTGCTGGCGGACATGCGGACCCGGGTGGACGCGTGCGGCAAGGACTGGGCGACCTATGCGCGGCAGGCCGCGGAGTTCCACCGGCGCAACGCGGCCGCGTGGGCCAGTGACCGGGTCGGCGCGGACCTCACGGAGCAGATCGATCCGGATTTCATTATCAATCCCGCAGGCATCGACGTAGCTCTCCGGAGTTAA